The Pelecanus crispus isolate bPelCri1 chromosome 7, bPelCri1.pri, whole genome shotgun sequence genome includes a window with the following:
- the BHLHE40 gene encoding class E basic helix-loop-helix protein 40: MERIPSAQPPPACLGKLPALESGDLPGLDFAHMYQVYKPRRGLKRSEDNKETYKLPHRLIEKKRRDRINECIAQLKDLLPEHLKLTTLGHLEKAVVLELTLKHVKALTNLIEQQQQKIIALQNGLQAGDLSSRNLDSSQEMFRSGFQMCAKEMLQYLAKHENGKDLKSSQLVSHLHRMASEVLQGGAGRKPGDIPPQMVDLKEKPVSLTNAAEGHGKNCVPVIQRTFAHSSGEQSGSDTDTDSGYGGELEKSDSKSEQQYFKKDTELKYAVQERISSIKQETEDPPAKRSRLESPEDEGPFGSDVMGSSSGFLGPHAHQPPLCLPFYLIPPSATAYLPMLEKCWYPASVPVLYPSLPASAAALTGFMNPDKISPPLLMPQRLPSPIPAHSPIDSSALLQALKQIPPLNLETKD; the protein is encoded by the exons ATGGAGCGCATCCCCAgcgcgcagcccccgcccgcctGCCTGGGCAAGCTGCCCGCCCTGGAGAGCGGCGACCTGCCGGG GCTGGACTTCGCGCACATGTACCAGGTGTACAAGCCCAGGAGGGGGTTAAAGCGCAGCGAGGACAATAAG GAGACCTACAAGCTGCCCCACAGGCTGATCGAGAAGAAAAGGCGCGACCGGATCAACGAGTGCATCGCCCAGCTCAAGGACCTGCTGCCCGAGCACCTCAAGCTGACG ACTCTGGGGCACTTGGAGAAGGCCGTGGTTCTCGAGCTCACCTTGAAGCACGTGAAAGCGCTAACCAACCTCAtcgagcagcagcagcagaaaataattgctttgcAGAATGGTTTACAAGCGG GTGACCTGTCATCAAGAAACCTTGATTCCAGCCAGGAAATGTTTCGATCCGGTTTCCAGATGTGTGCCAAGGAAATGCTGCAATACCTGGCAAAGCACGAGAACGGCAAGGACCTCAAGTCGTCGCAGCTGGTCAGCCATCTGCACCGAATGGCCTCCGAGGTGCTCCAGGGCGGAGCCGGCCGCAAGCCCGGGGACATCCCTCCTCAAATGGTGGACTTGAAAGAAAAACCCGTCTCCTTGACCAACGCGGCGGAGGGGCACGGGAAAAACTGCGTGCCTGTGATCCAGAGGACATTCGCTCACTCCAGCGGGGAGCAGAGCGGCAGCGACACGGACACGGACAGCGGGTACGGGGGAGAGCTGGAGAAAAGTGACTCCAAATCCGAACAGCAGTATTTCAAAAAGGATACCGAACTCAAGTACGCTGTCCAGGAGAGAATAAGCTCTATTAAGCAAGAGACTGAGGACCCGCCGGCCAAAAGGAGCAGGCTGGAGTCGCCGGAGGACGAGGGCCCGTTTGGCAGCGACGTGATGGGCTCTTCCAGCGGCTTCCTGGGCCCCCACGCTCACCAGCCTCCCCTGTGCCTGCCTTTCTACTTGATCCCGCCGTCCGCAACAGCCTATCtgcccatgctggagaagtgcTGGTACCCGGCGTCCGTACCTGTCTTGTACCCCAGCCTGCCAGCCTCTGCCGCAGCACTTACGGGGTTCATGAACCCCGACAAAATCTCCCCGCCTCTGCTGATGCCCCAGAGACTCCCTTCTCCCATACCGGCCCATTCCCCTATCGACTCCTCGGCTCTGCTTCAAGCTTTGAAGCAGATTCCTCCTTTGAACTTGGAAACCAAAGACTAA